The following nucleotide sequence is from Salvia splendens isolate huo1 chromosome 2, SspV2, whole genome shotgun sequence.
taaaaattacataattaaaatactaaaaattaaaaattacataattaaactcctaaaaattaaaaattacataattaaaatcctaaaaattgagattgaaagagttgtttagtatagtgtcattttttgtgtttgaaatgagagtatttatagatgaaagtatgaattttggggtaaaaatgatggaaaaaaaattaaaagtgtgaaaaaaatggatatattttattaggaagtgagacaatatttttttaattaattttgaaattttcagatttgtttgattttttttaaaaaaataataaaaatgataaatcaacgggccaatcagagcatgccacgtcgacgccttgtgctcttgccgctggcactgccgtgctcttagctaagagcacggccgtgccagcggcaagagcgcagcggcggcggagcgcGTCCTTGCCAACGGCAAGGACGGACGAGCAGCATTCCACCAccgttggggatgctcttaaGTTCTAcgtttatatattaattttataataaattatgagtgtgaatgagttagtatAATGTATAGTActgttaaaaataataaaagtgaaatgtgataaatttttagaatATGTgtcaaattttcagggacgagGGACTACCTCGTACTTTTAACATCATCACATGCTGGAGTGGCGGCTGTGGTCCCATGCAAAAAAATGGATTGGATAAGACCAACCATAAATAGATgggtataatttaatttattgacaTGTATTATtgcctttgttttttttatatgataGGACTTTTATcgttaattttatttaaataattaaattcacgTATTTAATCTGttcatattttgtatttataaaaaatgtgTAAAGATACCAAATTTAGCATATCATggcaaaatttaatatttttttataagaaaagCGGTGAagtttaattcataattttttcttAGAAAGTTGGATGTAAATGCAACCCCCAAACAATGTACTGTAACTCCTAATTTAGTCCATTCCCCAAACTCAATAATGATAAAGTGCATAAGAAGAACTTTTGTTGGACGTTATCTAGCAGATTCAGTCTCTTTGCATTTAATTATGACAATAACAATTTACTGACAAAATAAgttttgtattatattttaccaaaaaaataaaataacaaagaGCAACCCATTAACTTCGTGTATAGAATATGTCGAATACTAATGAATTAAGGTAAGATAATAAATTCATTCATCGTAGCAATACCTACTAATAAGCATTCGGATTTTAGAAAAATCGAATCGaactattaaaaatattattatagaaTAGAAACCGAAAAAAGCCATAAGTATTGAATAGGTCAAATAGAATATGGAGAAAAAACAAGATCAAATTATTTGTTGTTATTAcgaataatataatattaaaacgtgaatttaattatttaaataaaattaacactAACAGTATATAATTTAAATGTCAATTTTAAAAAAGCCTACCTAATAGTTTGAGTCAAATTATTTGAATTTCGAACGAAAAAAGAATggaaagaaatgaaaaattCGAACTGAATGGTTGAAAAACCTTCCTCTTTGAGGATTCTATAAAGGGTGTAGTACTAGGCAGACGAATTTTAGAACTTTCTCCCAATTAATTTGAATACAAAAACTGTAGATGTACTATTAGTAACACACTAGATATACAATATGGCCCAAGATTCATTTATTTGAGCATATAATCAAATAAAAGAATGGATCCAAACCTTCTAAAACACCCAAGACACTGGGCCTTTCGAGTTGGTCCATTTTATATCACACACATCAGCTTTATCTTTTTATTAGTAACAACATAATACAACAACAAAActtttcaatatatatttaatgaatGAAATAGATGTTGGAATCGTGTTTGGTCAATGGACTTTgatcaataataaatgtgacgagaccgattcaatatatatttaatgaataaaattaaatgcaatagcgacGATCTACTTTCGGAGTAGATAACTGTGGTATATTCATATTCTCCgaaccgattcccggtgagtgagaaattatgaattaaagtttGTCACAATTGTGAGCTATGCTATGAGATAAAACCAAGGGATTAATTAAAagagttaattatcccacattggtggagagaaccttattaaacatatatttaataagatgaattattacgtgtaataattatagtggactagGATGGGCAGTAGATCCCACGCGTGCACGCTGCCTCGTCATGAGCCGCGAGCCGTGCTCAGTGCACTGTGTCCCGTGCCTGGCGCCTCGTCTGCCGGGTGCCATGTGTCAAAAGGTTCACGATGGACCCGACATACAACGGGTGCTAAAATGTCCACGACGGACCCCGACATATAGCGGGTCCCAAATGGTCCACAATAGACCCCGACGCATAGCGGgtgacaaaaggtccccgatggaccccgacgcatcGTGTGCTAAAGGTTCACGATGAATCCCGTCGTGGAGCGTGTCCAGATGCATCGTGTCTCTCTAGCTCCCGTAACGGGTTGTAACCCCTGGCGGTTACAGTCAACTCATAATATAATGGCATGCTTAATGCCTGCATTGACTCCACCTCCACATGCattggacttggcctataaataggcatgcatccattgcattctctACACAATATAAGAACCATATTGCAAACCAAGCATATAATTTGCATAGTCTTCCGTCGAAGCACTGTCCTCGCCATCATCCGGTTCGTCGGAGCTTGTTCTGTTtgcggtgctgcaacgaacaagacgaagccattttatttttggggacgacacgccaatccgaaagcactaccggggcgtatctcgtttTGCGGAAAGATGACTCCTCGACTAGGCTTACAAATTATATCTACACTTTATAGTTtcgattattgtattttttgtttcagtttatttgtctttaatttcttcattcGTCATTGGATTGTATTACGCCCGACTAGTATTTATCTCTGTTTCTCAGTAATCATTCAAAACCAACAGTAGATAATAAACCTAGCTCTAATCAATCTAACTATGCACCATAAAGGTTTTGATTTAACTGATTTAAATCTCATTGAAATCCATTTCGCATGCAAGACAGCTTTGGAAGTGATAATAACTGCATTGATATTCATCAAGGCAGTAATACATGCTTACTGTGTGGTGTTTGTGCTGAGGCTTATCGTGTCATGTCGAAATTATGAGAGGTAGCAAATCAAGATAGCAGCATATGTGTAGCTCTCTTTATTTTCTCATTGTCTTCTGCATGTGCTCAGCAAGTTTTGCACAGTATAATTTTGGTGCAGCGGCAAAGTTCAATACCATTATGTATTGAACTTAAGTGGATGGAATTGGTTTTGGTTAGTTTTCGTTTGTATTAAATGTGTAATTAATAACTAAAGTATATAAATGGAAGTGAACCACACAAAAACGGCATTGGAAGTAGGCTGAGCTAACTATTGAGACCCGTATGGCATAAAAGGACGTCATTTTTGGATTATTATCATAATGCTTAGCTTAATTTAGGGCTGTTAATTTAATAGAATAGATAGAATTTGCTACCGGAATCATATCATGGCCGGACGGAGCGACGAGGTGAGGTCACTCTGTGGGTTGGGGCGCGTGATGGTCACGCGCCAATCGTATCACGACAACGCACAGACGGTTACGGCACTAGTGCGTGGAACGGAATTGCAGCCGTGTTACAAACAACTGTAACATACTTGGATgttacatggttttagagggtggttttgtatgaatttgatcatatttcgtCTATTATTAAGCGTGTTTATATCTAtttctctattatgttggtatgttgaccattttgttaagaatgtgtagaaaaagtataaaatacgtcgatgtgcagcagccttggttTGAGACTACTTTACCgaagattttgaagtccaatcagccCCCAAttcatatcattctcttcgtcttcgaaagagcttcgcgtgggtatcttaaacgcctcaatcggagtccCGTAGAAGAAGTTATGGCCGTTTTACGAATACTGCGCTGTCTAGAAAATCTCACGCGGCCGGGTAAATTATTACCCTGTAAatgcacccggccgggtgtcgcAGATTCAGCGTTGGAGAGACATAAAGGAGTCGAAAGTGTcacgcggccgggtgaattttacccTTATAAATTTACGCGGCCGTGTGCGCTGTTTTGGCGAATTAATTTTGCTGAAACACGATTTTTGAAGGAGAAAAAGGCTAGGGTTAAGATTCATTCTACACCTACTGCCTACCACACTCTACACACCCCAAGaacacctttgagagagagaattgaagattgaagactctAGATCagaagattgaagcttcattcCATAGATTCGTTCCACATGAGTTCTTAGCATCTATCTTTCATGTTTTTGATGAAATACTTTGAGTTAAACTTGGTTTTCtccatgaacatgagtagctaaacttttcatgtagaattcttggtgaagatgcactgaagatgcattgattcatagttttaattcAATTGACTTCGTTTTATCTTActcttgtgattgtttgaattattcctgtgctttttcctatcaattgtttgatcaccaattgggagcgTTATGGTCTCTTAGAGTAACCGAGAGATGAAATAATGAATCTTGAAAGAGGAATAATTCACAcattaattcaatagaactcgggagagttgagattctAAGTGAGATCATTAATCTAATTAAACtattgggagttaggtctaagaattagaaggagacttcaattattacacctaatttacagatttctcacctcgggagggggtttaatctacaattatgattgattcaacaattctggaTACTTCAAATGGTaaatctacagatttctcacttcgggagggggtttaatctacaattatgattgattcaacaattcttgagACTTCAAATGGTAAATCTATTTCAATTGTGTTAgactatgagttgtgcatcggatctcTGAATtatgcatatttctccatcatctttcaCAACTTGCTTAATTACTTTTCTTGTTTAAGTGCTTTAGTTTAATCTTTGAGTTTATATGCTTTTAGTAGTTTTCGGTTTCAAAACCCAAAAAtttcctgattgtctggatagtagttgaaatttgttcgtgatacttaggtttacacttaacTTAATtatctctgtgggatacgatatactcttgcttactaaatgctacaataactccgtacacttgcgggtattaattgGGTAAAAGAAAGTTAGAGTCAAAAAATGGAATACTACGTCTACCACCAAGTAGCAGAATTTCGAACTTTCTCCCAATAAATTTGAATACAAAAATTGTAGATGTATTATACTAAATATATGTATTAATAACACGCTATAGCATATTCCTCACGACATGGATATATACAATACGGCCCAAGATTCATATATTTGAGCAGAATCAAATAAAAGAATGGATTATTAATATTCACCTGATGAGATCTCCACTGGGAACTGAAAAGGATGTATCTAAGCCATCTAATACATCCAACACATGGGCTGCAGTCTGATGCTTTATTTCTCTTCGCGGCGAGTTCCCGGTGCTCCTGCTTAGTGCCCAAACCCTGTTCTTCCGACTCTTCACGAATTCCTGGCTTTTGCTCAGCCCAGGGACCAAATTCCGCCTCTTCATCACATCTTCTAATAGGTTTTTATCCTCAGAAGACAGTTGAGCTTTATGGGTTTTGGTCTTGTCGCTATGTTTGTCCATGTTTATGTTTGATCCTTTGCGAGTTGGGGAGCGCTGTGGCAGAGCCTTGAGTCCGTTATCTCTATACCGCACAAGACTTACCAGACGATGCAGCCAAGTAACTAGCTCCAGGATGCAGGAATCCACCTTACGTTTGTCAGCGTGATACAGGGTCTGGAGGCGAATCAGGTTACTGGGTGTGGCGGTTTTCTTTCCGAATTCATTACTGTCAGAAATAACAATTCAATCACATTAGGATTTAGGAAGTCGAGATTCAAAATAATCAGTAACTATACATGTGTATTGCAGGGGTGGGGGTGGGGGTAGGGGGTTAAAGAAAATAGGTGTGGTGTGTTGATAACTAACCCATTGTTGGCCCATTCTCCAACCCATCCGAAACCTTGATGTGCCCTGATAACAGTTGGCAAAGTTGAAAAAGAATTGTGTTATTTCATCAGTACACATAAAAGTTGGAAAAGAAATCTCCAACGAAAAATAACATGTTTATCGTTAAATTTATCATACTTGGTAGTATCTGTTGCTACTGGCACAAGCCATTGGAGAGATTTTTCCATCTCGTCTTTGATTTGACGAACAGTCAGCTGCAATGTGACATGATGAAATAGCTCAATATAGAAACCACAAAGAAACAAACTGCATATGTTACTTTTATAAAATGAGGTTTATCTTCCATATTTGCTTAATTAATTGCTCCCTTACGAAACCTCTAACATCAAGAACATGCAAGAAAAGTTGAACCATTAGATTATGGAACGAAATTAACTGTAAAAAGGAATGATCTAAGCCCTTTAACGATGCAACAGAACACTTCACATTTCATTACACTAATGCAAGACACTGCTCTTCACCAaaaatttatgataaaaatactGCCAAAAGAAATTTGGAAATGGGAATTTAGAATCGCAGTCATCTGAAGAACACACCTCTTCCTTAATATCAGTCTGTAGCCGTGAGCGAAGTGCAGTCTTGATGGTTGGTGGCAATCCATTGTACAATGTATCTCTCATGTTTGGGGGGAGAGAAGTAGGACGAGATGCCTTAAATGAAtcaaattcaagataaatatcGGAACTAAAAGAAATTCTGCTGTGCAGAATATATGAAAGAAATAAAGTCTTTGATCACTCACTACGTTGTCAATCTGAGTAATTATGTTAGCATAATGTAAAGCAAGACCAGCAACCCCTAGTCTCTCTGTCTTACTGCTAGAAACCTTTCCAGCATGTGACAACCCTGCCATAcattaaagaaaaacaaagttCATTCCTATCAGAACCAAATATCGGCATAATTACATGCCCCTTGAGATAATTGTGTTTATATTATTACCACCTCTTCTATGCAGCAATTGGGAAAAGTCATAAATGAATTAAGCAAGCAAGAAAAGAGTTAAAGTGAAAAATAGGAGCAAGTATATGGGTGAGATATTAAATATATACGCAATCCAAAGTTTGAAGAGAATGATGTGTATACTGCGAATAAAAATTGTCCCCACACAACAAAACATGTAAGCAAGGAGTTATCGAGCAGGGAATTTTCTGTCCCAAATGGTATTCCCACAATCCCATACCAATGTTAGTGTACCGCTGAATTTAAATGCTGACATACAAATCAAACAGCCTCCAGGCAACAAGAGTTATTTAGCGTGAAATAAATAATCCTGAATTTCTGAGGAACCTAAGAATCAAAATGGAACTCAGCCACCATAGAATAACTAGATAAATTGGTTAGAATTTGCAATGTTTTGGAGCAGTAATGTCATTACTCAATGCCATGACAGTTCATTCAATAAAGTAGCCAAAGAAAGATATGATATACACAACAATCAGATTTGCCCTTGTTTATTTCTGATTAACTATATGTGATGATCACTAGAAACTCTGATCTTCccctttttttatatatgacCTATTAAGAGGTTAAGTGGAGGGAAAAAGTGAAAATGCAGAATATTACACTTACCATTATCTCCAAATACTGCTGGAATTTCCTGGTGAATGAACGTAACAATGTCAACAAGCTTCTCCACGACctataattgataaaataggGATGTGAAGTTCAATCAGTGATGAACATCGCAATATATATTCTTAAGTGAGCGCTTGAAggttataaaaaaatatcttcaaaaaataatagtaatgatTCCTATTGCTTGTTTTGCTGTCAGAGATGAAGCTAAAGGGGCTGCAGCCCTGAACTCTATCTGCAACACGTGACATGTTTGAAATTTTGGTTTTAATACAATTATATATACAATTTTTCAGACCCTATCAAAttatgttttccatttttttgtcCCACTGAATCCTCAAAAATTTGTTTCTATTCCAGGTCAAAAATATTAAGATAGATATTACAGAAATTTGAAAGAAATTGCACCTGAGAAGGAAACTATATGGAATTTGTGACACATCTATTTGTTAGGAATCCTGGACATGTATTTATCGAGATACCAAATCCTTATCATGTAAAAACATTCAACAGTACACAAGACACGCCTAATTTGACAAAAACCAATCGTTTTTGTACTGGATCGGATATTGCGAGAAATCGAAGACAAAATGTTATCACCTATATATGCTGTAGTCATGCATGTTGAAATTAAATCTTTTTATCCTTATGGAAATGGGAATGAAGAACAATAGACACTATTTCTTAAATATTGAGACGGCAGTTTGACTCTGAAAAATCTTTTTATTGAGGTAAAAGATgtattataatttcaaattcctctgctatattataaaatatatcatCCATGCAAAACTCATCAACCGatcttttttctttatactcCAAAGGGCCAAatctataaaaaataaagtaacaatttaatgaattttttgaCACTTGGGTGTCagagtttgtaaataatacaCACTGAAATCATTTATGGTATTCTTTGAGACTTTACTATGACTCTTTGCATTCAAAagattatttgaagtaaaacaTGTCTATTGTTGTTTCTAGATTTCACTTGTTATTGCGATCAGCAGTGATTCCTAATCATTTGTTGTGAGAACACATATACAGAGAATGTGAATACTATAGAAACATCTTTAATGATAGGccataaacaaaataaataatgaaaaattattaatataatagttttaaaacaaaagttTCAGTCCCCTGCCTTTGAAAATTTTAGTTCATCAACCTGTTTATGGAGCAGTTAGTAGTAGCTAGTCGGTTTGTGCGCATACCTGCTCTAAACTTTTAGACCACAGAGATTTCTTTTTCAAGCTCCGTACAAGTTTTCTTTGATGTTTTAGCTCAGTCTGTAACATCGCCAGACTTTCTCCTGTAACCACAGAAATATATGCAACAAAGTAAAATAACCTGATAAAACAGGAAGAAGCAGAATAAACATACCAGCGAATGCTTTAATCATAATGTAAATAATACTAGAAAGGATGTGTTCATCAAAATAAGCATCCTTTTGAACACATTTTGGTTCCAGTGTTATCCAATAGTAAATGATAGTATTAACAAATTCAATGTATTACCATGACTTCTAGTTACAGTAAAGAGCTACAAACAGTGCACAATTTGTAAGACTCCATGAAGAGAGTATATGTCAGCTCATGCCAAAATACCCATACTAGAAATCAAAAAGCACACTAAATTACAAGCAAATGAGATATCTGTAGAAAAGGCTGCCAAGTGCCAAATAAATATTGATGCAATTTAGGATCTATAAACATAGAAACATACATAGAAACATCACAAACCTTTTCGAGGAAGGTGCAACGAATCTACTTCGTCCAGCTTCCGCTGGTAATCTTGCTCAAATCGGTCCAAAGCATGGAACTCGTGATACAACTCCTGCATTCAGCATTAGCTTTTCATTAGTAACAGAAGAATACAACAACTGAACTTTCAAATATACTAACTGAATAGGTGTTAGTGCTAGCTCTAATTAATTGAACCCGATCACTAACAAAGAGCCATGAAGGTTTTGATATAATTGATTAAAGCCTCCTTTGACATCAACCATGTCCTACTCTCATGGAGGAACCACTTACTTTTTCTCaaagaaataaagaaattcATTTCGCATGCAAGACAGCTTTGGAAGTAATTACTACAATTAATAGTCATCAAGGCAGCAAATAAATGCTTATTACATTGTGTTCGTGCTGAGTAATATTGTCTCATGTAGAAGTCATGATTCATGTCGGACCAAATCCCAATGCAATAGCACAATTGTCAAGTCAGCTCTACTTAGGTTTGAACATGTGATTGAGTACACCttttaaatcaaattaatcaAACACACTCGCATATGATCTGACTGTATAATCGATAATCAAGATCCTACAACCATTTCTTATAGCTTTCTTTTATAAAGATAAAGGATCACGACTTTATGATCAAAACCCCTAAGTGGGCTATCTCAGATATCACAGTACATAACAACAAATTATTAGAATCAAGAACTAGAATTAAACTTACAGATGTATGCTGGGCCAAAGAGGTTAGTTCTTGCATAGTCATTTCTGCATCT
It contains:
- the LOC121782421 gene encoding protein PSK SIMULATOR 2-like produces the protein MGGVCSGGTVRKNRKASDVERAKSSGFSGKLKSVGSFSRQKKQKNDGDVGDDESFSFSAGVEEIKKAPQRRLFDSGELYQSVMSGELNSSTPARAPAYKTPQMTSFLGKAGIVGLEKAVEVLDTLGSSMTNLNSGGFTTSVSSRGNRICILAFEVANTIAKGANLLQSLSEENVQFLKKEVLNSEGVRQLVSTDIDELLRIAASDKREEFEVFSREVVRFGNMCKDPQWHNLDRFFSKLDSDTDISKQLREDAEMTMQELTSLAQHTSELYHEFHALDRFEQDYQRKLDEVDSLHLPRKGESLAMLQTELKHQRKLVRSLKKKSLWSKSLEQVVEKLVDIVTFIHQEIPAVFGDNGLSHAGKVSSSKTERLGVAGLALHYANIITQIDNVASRPTSLPPNMRDTLYNGLPPTIKTALRSRLQTDIKEELTVRQIKDEMEKSLQWLVPVATDTTKAHQGFGWVGEWANNGNEFGKKTATPSNLIRLQTLYHADKRKVDSCILELVTWLHRLVSLVRYRDNGLKALPQRSPTRKGSNINMDKHSDKTKTHKAQLSSEDKNLLEDVMKRRNLVPGLSKSQEFVKSRKNRVWALSRSTGNSPRREIKHQTAAHVLDVLDGLDTSFSVPSGDLIR